The Aedes albopictus strain Foshan chromosome 2, AalbF5, whole genome shotgun sequence region CAACTTCCGGAGGACATCGCACTCGCCGATCCGCATTTCACGGAGCCCGGTAGCGTGGATGTGATCATAGGAGCAGGATTGTTCTTCGACCTGCTTCTCAAGGAGAAATTCAAGCTCGGAGAGGATGGACCAGTCGTACAAAACACGAACCTTGGCTGGATTGTATGCGGAAATCTTCCTACCGAGTCGGACGTGCTTAGGCCGCACGTTGCCAATGTATGCACCGAAAAACTGGACGATCTGCTCACGCGATTCTGGGAACTGGAGTCGTGCAAAACGAATAGTGTACTGTCACTAGAGGAATACGCCTGCGAAAAACTCTTCGACCGCACAACGGTGCGGGATGAAAGTGGGCGGTTCATTGTAACACTTCCCAAGAAGGAATACCTGATTCGTCAACTTGGGGATTCAAGATCCACGGCGATGCGCCGCTTCTTGTCGCTAGAACGTCGGCTAGACCAGAATGTACATCTCAAACAGATGTACAGCGAGTTTATTCACGAATATCTCCGCATGGGCCACATGGAGGAGGTTGTCGCGGATGAAGAAGATGCTGCGCTGCCGCAGTACTTTATTCCGCATCACTGCGTCATCAAATCCGACAGCACAACCACAAAGCTGCGGGTGGTGTTTGACGCATCATGTGCTACGTCGACCGGAGTCTCCCTCAATAATGCGTTGATGGTGGGGCCGACGGTTCAGGATGATATCATAACGATCATCCTTCGCTTCCGATTCCATCGGATTGCCATCGTAGCAGACGTCGAAAAAATGTACCGCATGGTACTACAACAGTGGACGGATCGCAAACTGCAAAAGATCTTCTGGCGAGATAATCGGAACGAGGAAATCCGATTATTCCAGTTGAACACCGTAACGTACGGGACGGCATCAGCACCGTATTTGGCCACGAAATGCCTTAAGCGACTCGCAGAACTGGATGGACACAAATACCCTGAAGCAGCAAGAATTCTCAGCAAAGATTTTTATGTTGACGACATGATGACTGGAGTTGACAGTGTTGAAGATGGAGTCAAGCTGTGCAGCGACATGCAGCAGCTGCTGAAAGGCGGAGGATTCAACCTGCGAAAGTGGAGCAGCAACTGTCCAGCTGTTCTGGAGGAAATACCCACGGAGCTCAAGGACGACCGCAGCTCGTTCGAGCTCGACGACTCAAGCGCAACCATTAAAACTCTTGGGCTAATATGGGAGCCCAGGACAGATGTATTCCGCTTCAAGGTTCCGGAGTGGACATCTTCGATGATCTGCAAACGTTCGGTCATTTATGACCTAGCAAGAATCTTCGATCCCATGGGGCTAATCGGAGTCGTGACCATCTCTGCCAAAATATTCGTGCAGATGCTCTGGAAACAGAAGGTTTCCTGGGATGAACCTCTACAAGACGAACTTCAAGGACAATGGCTCGAGTTTCGCACCAGCCTGTCGAGGCTCGAAAATCTACAGATTCCGAGATGGATTTCTTTTCGGAAGGATTGCCTCTCGGTGGAACTCCACGGATTTTGTGATGCATCTATGAAGGCCTATGGAGCATGCATATACGTCCGATGCACACACATCGATGGGACAATCACATCCAACTTGCTAGTAGCAAAATCACGAGTCGCACCGCTTGCAGAGATGGAAAAGAAGAGGAAACAGCTCACAATTCCACGGTTAGAGTTGTCTTCCGCTGTACTTCTAGCTCACCTGTATGAGAAAACTTCAGCAAGTATTCCAGTGTCCACTCAGTCGTATTTCCACACCGATTCTATGATTGTAAGATACTGGCTGTCATCAAACCCGTCGCGATACCAAATGTTCGTGGCGAACAGGATCTCAGAGGTGCAGCACCTGACGAAGTGCGGAACGTGGCGACATGTTGCGGGCAATGACAATCCCGCGGATGGCCTATCGCGCGGTGTTTCGCCTGCAGATCTACAGCAGAACTCGCTATGGTGGGAAGGTCCGAGCTGGCTGCGACAACAGAAGGACTGCTGGCCGGAAACACACGAAGTAGTACTGGAGGAACTCGATCGTTCGCACTTGGAGGAAGGTTCCGCAGTAGCTTCAGTAGCAGCAATTTCTCCGCCGAGTGAAATCTTCGGTTTACGTTCCACATTGCACCGGTTAGAAAAACTAGTCGCTATGTTGCTGCGCTTCAAACACAACGCTCTGCTGGCACGTGGATCGACTCCCAGGAGGTACGGCTCGGTTTCACTTGCAGAACGGGAGGATGCCCTACTGCACCTAGTGAAGCTGTCACAGAAGGAGTGCTTCGCTCAAGAAATCGCCGATCTCGAAAGAAAGGGAGAAGTCAAGCCAACTTCTCGAATCAACACTCTCCATCCACGGCTGGGGGAAGGCGTACTCCGAGTTGGCGGCCGGCTGGAAAATGCTCCAGTTTCGACGGACCGGAAGCATCCTATGTTGTTGGATAAGAATCATCCGCTAACGTTCATGATAATGCGTCGTTTCCACTTTGAACACCTTCACGCTGGACCACAACTGCTGGTAGCCAGTGTCCGTGAACGTTTCTGGCCACTTAGTGCGCGCAGTCTCGCTAGGACGATTGTGCATGGATGCATTACCTGCTTCCGGAATAAGCCGACAGTCCATGACCAGTTGATGGCCGATCTTCCTGCGGAACGGGTTACCCCAGCGCCACCATTTCTTCGGGTGGGCGTTGACTATTGTGGGCCCTTCTTGATCAACTACCCTAATAGAAAGCGAATCAGCGTCAAGCACTACGCCGCAATCTTTGTTTGCTTGGTAACTAAGGCGGTCCATATTGAGATGGTTGCTGACCTTACCACCCAAGGTTTCCTGGCCGCACTGAAACGGTTCGTGGCCAGACGTGGGAAACCAGCCCTTATTACGTGCGATAACGGCTCCAACTTCGTTGGAGCAAGGCGGCAGTTGGACGAACTTGCCGCTCTGTTCAGAGGCCAACAATCTCAGCAAGCAATCACTGCTGGAGCTGCGGATGTTGGGATAGACTTCAAATTCATCCCTGCCAAATCCCCAAACTTCGGCGGTTTGTGGGAGGCGGCAGTGAAATCCATGAAGCAACACCTGAAGAAGACGATAGGGCTGCGAACGGTTACTCCCGAAGAACTGAACACAGTTCTGACACAAATCGAGGCGTGTCTGAACTCCAGACCGCTTACACAGATCAGCAACGATCCGAGTGACCTTGATGTGTTGACTCCAGGCCACTTTCTCATTCAACGTCCTTTGACGGCCGTGGCGGAACCGTGGCTGCAAGACGTTCCGGAGAACAGACTCTCCAGGTGGCAGAAGACAGAAGATTTCGTTCAGCGTGTGTGGTCCAGATGGTCCATGCAGTACTTGTCCGATCTGCACAACAGGACAAAGTGGACCCGTCAGAGGAACAACCTGTTCGTTGGCACAATGGTGCTGATCAAGGAGGATAACCTTCCTCCTCTCAAATGGCTTCTCGGAAGGGTGACGCAGATCCATCCAGGCGTGGATGGAAACATCAGGGTCGTTACTGTCCGGACTAAGGATGGGAATGTCGTACGTGCTATCTCTAAGATATGCATCCTGCCCATCAGCGATAACGATCAATTACCAACGTCTGAGGAGAACTAGGTCTCCTCCACCGGAGGTGCAGGGGCGCCTGCGGGGGCCAACCGGCTCCCGCACACCAGTTAAGTGTTTGTGTTTAATAGATTTTCAAAAAGCTTAAGGAATGTTTTGTATACGTAGCCACCCTCTCCAACGGCCCGGAGGCCGTTCAGCGAAGCCACCCACGAAAGATGTCATCGTTAGTCTCACGTCACTTCCTCGACCTTTTGGATTGCCCAGATGACAGATCTGCCAAACTAGAAGCTCAGAAACCCCCTCTCCGGAGATTCCCGGAACGGTTCCGTGTTCAGCGCTGTCCACGCCGCGGAATCAGGCACATGTTGTGTCTATGTTTGCTCGATATCCAACCGATCTTCTACCAGCGCAATCGTCAGTCTGGGGCAATTTAGGAGGAAGCCATGCCACACAGCTCTCGAAACCACGTTCAACCAGGCGAACCCATCGTCATCGGCGCAGGAGCGCTCGCGGAGGCGCGGAAGCCTCCGCGACAGGGAAGTCGATTTAAGTTTGTTCTTGACTTGTAAAAAATCGCTTCTCATCTTTTCCAGTCGTCTATTCTGTCCACGTCGCTGCGCCGGCGCGCGTAGCCGTAGCCGTCCGATGTCACCGATCCAATTCCACCCGTCCGGACCTGGCGATCTC contains the following coding sequences:
- the LOC134286664 gene encoding uncharacterized protein LOC134286664, with translation MRVDERRNAVKVNELCFNCLGRGHTSKVCSRGACRVCGQRHHSLLHINSTSEQQTPQSNKRSQQSTQNPQSSQTSSISQHRKPTQSTPQQSSNQSPKNPIPIASPNMLTPRTPDTPNVVLTAQEAKVSRSVLLATAIVILEDPFGNTMQARASLDSGSQLCFISERASQRLKFKRSREALSISGIGQAAKRCKQSISARVRSRISSFTGEDVFYVLPQVTLNLPIRKIDSTSPQLPEDIALADPHFTEPGSVDVIIGAGLFFDLLLKEKFKLGEDGPVVQNTNLGWIVCGNLPTESDVLRPHVANVCTEKLDDLLTRFWELESCKTNSVLSLEEYACEKLFDRTTVRDESGRFIVTLPKKEYLIRQLGDSRSTAMRRFLSLERRLDQNVHLKQMYSEFIHEYLRMGHMEEVVADEEDAALPQYFIPHHCVIKSDSTTTKLRVVFDASCATSTGVSLNNALMVGPTVQDDIITIILRFRFHRIAIVADVEKMYRMVLQQWTDRKLQKIFWRDNRNEEIRLFQLNTVTYGTASAPYLATKCLKRLAELDGHKYPEAARILSKDFYVDDMMTGVDSVEDGVKLCSDMQQLLKGGGFNLRKWSSNCPAVLEEIPTELKDDRSSFELDDSSATIKTLGLIWEPRTDVFRFKVPEWTSSMICKRSVIYDLARIFDPMGLIGVVTISAKIFVQMLWKQKVSWDEPLQDELQGQWLEFRTSLSRLENLQIPRWISFRKDCLSVELHGFCDASMKAYGACIYVRCTHIDGTITSNLLVAKSRVAPLAEMEKKRKQLTIPRLELSSAVLLAHLYEKTSASIPVSTQSYFHTDSMIVRYWLSSNPSRYQMFVANRISEVQHLTKCGTWRHVAGNDNPADGLSRGVSPADLQQNSLWWEGPSWLRQQKDCWPETHEVVLEELDRSHLEEGSAVASVAAISPPSEIFGLRSTLHRLEKLVAMLLRFKHNALLARGSTPRRYGSVSLAEREDALLHLVKLSQKECFAQEIADLERKGEVKPTSRINTLHPRLGEGVLRVGGRLENAPVSTDRKHPMLLDKNHPLTFMIMRRFHFEHLHAGPQLLVASVRERFWPLSARSLARTIVHGCITCFRNKPTVHDQLMADLPAERVTPAPPFLRVGVDYCGPFLINYPNRKRISVKHYAAIFVCLVTKAVHIEMVADLTTQGFLAALKRFVARRGKPALITCDNGSNFVGARRQLDELAALFRGQQSQQAITAGAADVGIDFKFIPAKSPNFGGLWEAAVKSMKQHLKKTIGLRTVTPEELNTVLTQIEACLNSRPLTQISNDPSDLDVLTPGHFLIQRPLTAVAEPWLQDVPENRLSRWQKTEDFVQRVWSRWSMQYLSDLHNRTKWTRQRNNLFVGTMVLIKEDNLPPLKWLLGRVTQIHPGVDGNIRVVTVRTKDGNVVRAISKICILPISDNDQLPTSEEN